A single region of the Thermoleophilum album genome encodes:
- a CDS encoding ArsA family ATPase — MPPRTIIYTGKGGVGKTSVALATARRCARSGLRTLVISTDPAHNLADALERDVANRPTPCGRRLYARQVEAQEEIEQHWEAVQRWLVNLLADRGLDRIAAEELTVPPGMDELFALLAIKEHYESGEFDCLIVDCAPTGETLRLLSFPDAAGWWLEKVLPLERKLVAAARPLARTLLDVPLPDDPVFEEVERLVRGLGELAGILRDRSTTSVRLVLNPERIVVREAMRTYTYLNLYGFPVDAVVANRVLPPEAGGDYFAPWRALQSEQLDLVREAFAPLPVLEAPHFPREVVGTRMIDRLADALFDGTEAHAVLHDGARPELSDDGDEPVLRLPLPLAARGDIKVRKVGLELVVRVGPHKRTVVLPDSLAGWAPAGARFDQGQLEIRFRRRETALAQAR; from the coding sequence ATGCCGCCACGCACGATCATCTATACCGGCAAAGGCGGGGTTGGCAAGACGAGCGTGGCGCTCGCCACCGCGCGGCGTTGCGCGCGCTCGGGCTTGCGCACGCTCGTGATCTCGACCGATCCCGCGCACAACCTCGCCGACGCCCTCGAGCGCGACGTCGCCAACCGTCCCACCCCCTGCGGCCGCCGCCTCTACGCGCGACAGGTGGAGGCCCAGGAGGAGATCGAACAGCACTGGGAAGCGGTCCAGCGCTGGCTCGTCAATTTGCTCGCCGACCGCGGGCTCGACCGCATAGCCGCCGAGGAGCTGACCGTCCCGCCCGGGATGGACGAGCTCTTCGCCCTGCTCGCGATCAAAGAGCACTACGAGAGCGGCGAGTTCGACTGCCTGATCGTCGACTGCGCACCGACCGGCGAAACGTTGCGGCTGCTCTCGTTTCCCGACGCCGCCGGATGGTGGCTCGAGAAGGTCTTGCCGCTCGAACGCAAACTCGTCGCCGCCGCGCGCCCGCTGGCGCGCACCCTGCTCGACGTTCCGCTTCCCGACGACCCTGTGTTCGAGGAGGTCGAGCGCCTCGTGCGCGGCCTCGGCGAGCTGGCGGGGATCCTGCGCGACCGCTCGACGACCAGTGTGCGGCTCGTTCTCAACCCCGAGCGGATCGTCGTGCGCGAAGCGATGCGGACCTACACCTACCTCAATCTCTACGGGTTTCCTGTCGACGCCGTCGTTGCCAACCGTGTCCTCCCGCCCGAGGCCGGGGGCGACTACTTCGCACCGTGGCGCGCCCTGCAGAGCGAGCAGCTCGACCTCGTGCGCGAGGCGTTCGCGCCGCTACCGGTACTCGAGGCACCCCACTTCCCGCGCGAGGTGGTGGGCACGCGGATGATCGACCGCCTCGCCGACGCGCTCTTCGACGGCACCGAGGCGCACGCGGTGCTTCACGATGGCGCGCGGCCCGAGCTCAGCGACGACGGCGACGAACCGGTGCTGCGGCTGCCCTTGCCGCTCGCCGCGCGCGGCGACATCAAGGTACGGAAGGTCGGGCTCGAGCTGGTGGTGCGGGTGGGCCCGCACAAGCGCACCGTGGTGTTGCCGGACTCGCTCGCCGGTTGGGCGCCGGCCGGCGCGCGCTTCGACCAAGGCCAGCTCGAGATCAGGTTCCGGCGCCGCGAAACGGCGCTAGCCCAGGCACGGTGA